Within Streptomyces roseirectus, the genomic segment GACACCGAGGAAACAACCCACACCGACGACGCCCTGACACCCCCCACAACACGCCCCCAAGCCCCCCGGCCCCACCGGGGGGCGTCTCCCCGACGCGCCACGCCGCCGACCACCCCCCACGAGAGCCACGACACGGTTTTCGTGGTCCTGACGAAGGGAAGCTCTCTCCCCGGTCGGCGGTCTTTGTATGCGATCGATTGCATAAACGTGCAGCGAGACGTATAGTCATGCCATTCAGGAGGAGGAGTTCATGGTGGTACGTGCGGCGGTAGCCGGGGCGAGTGGGTATGCGGGCGGTGAGGCGTTGCGTCTGCTGCTCGCGCACCCGGAGGTCGAGATCGGCACGTTGACCGGGAACTCCAACGCGGGACAGAAGCTCGGGGCGTTGCAGCCGCACTTGTGGCCGTTGGCGGACCGGGTGCTGGAGGAGACGACGGCGAAGACGCTGGCGGGGCATGACGTCGTGTTTCTGGCGCTTCCGCACGGACAGTCCGCAGCCGTCGCCGAACAACTCGGCCCGGATGTCCTCGTCGTCGACATGGGTGCCGACTTCCGACTGAAGAACGCCGGCGACTGGGAGAGGTTCTACGGCTCCCCGCACGCCGGTACCTGGCCGTATGGCCTGCCCGAACTCCCGGGTGGCCGCGCCGCGTTGGAGGGGTCCAAGCGCATCGCGGTCCCCGGTTGCTACCCGACCGCCGTCTCGCTCGCCCTGTTCCCGGCCTACGCCGCCGGCCTCGTGGAGAACCAGGCGATCGTCGTCGCCGCGTCCGGCACCTCCGGCGCGGGCAAGGCGCCGAAGCCGAACCTGCTGGGCAGCGAGGTGATGGGCTCGATGTCGCCGTACGGCGTCGGCGGCGGCCACCGCCACACCCCCGAGATGATCCAGAACCTGAGCGCGGCGGCCGGCGAGCCGGTCACCGTCTCGTTCACCCCGACCCTCGCCCCCATGCCGCGCGGCATCCTCGCGACGTGCAGCGCGCAGGCGAGGCCCGGCGTCACGGCGGAGACCGTCCGCGCGGCCTACGAGAAGGCCCTCGCCGACGAGCCGTTCGTACACCTGCTGCCCGAGGGCCAGTGGCCCGCGACGGCGTCGGTGCAGGGCTCGAACGCGGTCCACATCCAGGTCGCGTACGACGAGGCCGTGGACCGCGTCATCGCGATCAGCGCCATCGACAACCTGACGAAGGGCACCGCCGGCGGTGCCGTCCAGAGCATGAACATCGCCCTCGGTCTCCCCGAGGAGCTGGGTCTTTCCACGATCGGAGTCGCACCGTGAGCGTGACGGCAGCAAAGGGATTCACGGCGGCCGGAGTCGCCGCCGGGATCAAGGAGAGCGGCAACCCGGACCTGGCCCTCGTGGTCAACACCGGGCCGCGCCGCGCCGCCGCCGGTGTCTTCACCTCCAACCGCGTGAAGGCCGCCCCGGTGCGGTGGTCCGAACAGGTCCTGAAGGCCGGGGAGTTGACGGCCGTCGTCCTCAACTCTGGCGGCGCCAACGCCTGTACGGGCCCCAAGGGCTTCCAGGACACGCACGCGACGGCCGAGAAGGTCGCCGAGGTGCTGGAGATCGGCGCGGGCGACGTCGCCGTCTGCTCGACCGGCCTCATCGGCGTCCTCCTCCCGATGGACAAGCTGCTCCCGGGAGTCGAGACGGCGGCCGCCCAACTGTCCGAGC encodes:
- the argC gene encoding N-acetyl-gamma-glutamyl-phosphate reductase, whose amino-acid sequence is MVVRAAVAGASGYAGGEALRLLLAHPEVEIGTLTGNSNAGQKLGALQPHLWPLADRVLEETTAKTLAGHDVVFLALPHGQSAAVAEQLGPDVLVVDMGADFRLKNAGDWERFYGSPHAGTWPYGLPELPGGRAALEGSKRIAVPGCYPTAVSLALFPAYAAGLVENQAIVVAASGTSGAGKAPKPNLLGSEVMGSMSPYGVGGGHRHTPEMIQNLSAAAGEPVTVSFTPTLAPMPRGILATCSAQARPGVTAETVRAAYEKALADEPFVHLLPEGQWPATASVQGSNAVHIQVAYDEAVDRVIAISAIDNLTKGTAGGAVQSMNIALGLPEELGLSTIGVAP